The following are encoded together in the Armatimonadota bacterium genome:
- a CDS encoding sulfatase translates to MATCDRRRFLGAIGLGATALLTVGQGSAQEPRRRPNVIFILIDDLGYMDTTPYGGRYYETPGIERLAARSVRFTDAYAASPLCSPTRASILTGKYPARLGITLPAGHLPPLADDHPIMPAQGPPWQRVLMPESRRHLPLNEYTLGEAFRDIGYRTAFIGKWHLGQSENFWPDRQGFEVNIGGGGYPGPPSYFSPYRIKPLPDGPPGEYITDRLTDEAIGYIEQHKSEPFFMCLWHYSVHAPYQAKEELIESYRGRIDPRAEQGNPVMAAMIKSMDDSIGRLLDKLDELDLFDDTIIIFFSDNGGNEYDRVGGEQIPPTDNAPLRLGKGSPYEGGVRVPMFVSWPGVTRPGSVCSEVVSSVDFYPTLAEMLGLQLREDQILDGVSIASLLRGSRTLDREAIFCHYPHLVAPKTGMLSQPCTWVRKGDYKLMRFYDTSEEFPNELELYNVREDMGETRNLAAEMPDKVRELNALIDQFLTDTGAIVPVPNPAYDPRAIRALDGWRPSGQTVIFAGAGTLGMKSIGGDPFVMCEDVPPAQGTLKARFRLKSDSSGLGQFFYADAKTPEFGPAVRLDFHPVHDGDWHEYEVPFTTTGALRKIRIDPCTAPGNLELDWVEIADEAGTVLKRWDFEQTPPKR, encoded by the coding sequence ATGGCCACCTGTGACCGCCGCCGCTTCTTGGGGGCCATCGGCCTGGGAGCAACAGCGCTGCTCACTGTCGGTCAGGGATCTGCCCAGGAACCCCGCAGGCGCCCCAATGTCATTTTCATTCTCATCGATGACCTCGGGTACATGGACACCACACCCTACGGCGGCCGCTATTACGAGACGCCCGGCATCGAACGCCTTGCCGCCCGCAGCGTTCGGTTCACCGATGCTTACGCCGCCAGCCCCCTGTGTTCACCCACGCGCGCCAGCATTCTGACGGGGAAGTACCCAGCGCGGCTAGGGATTACGCTTCCTGCCGGGCATCTTCCGCCGCTGGCCGACGATCACCCGATCATGCCCGCACAGGGCCCGCCCTGGCAGAGAGTGCTTATGCCCGAAAGCCGGCGCCACTTGCCGCTGAACGAATACACGCTCGGCGAGGCCTTTCGCGACATCGGTTACCGCACCGCGTTCATCGGCAAGTGGCACCTGGGCCAGTCGGAGAACTTCTGGCCGGACAGGCAGGGCTTCGAGGTGAACATCGGCGGCGGCGGGTACCCGGGGCCACCCAGTTACTTTTCCCCATACCGCATCAAGCCTCTGCCCGACGGTCCACCGGGGGAGTATATCACCGATCGTCTGACCGACGAGGCCATCGGCTACATCGAGCAGCACAAATCCGAACCATTCTTCATGTGCCTGTGGCACTACTCGGTCCATGCCCCATACCAAGCCAAGGAAGAGCTTATCGAGTCGTACCGCGGCCGCATAGACCCCCGCGCGGAGCAGGGCAATCCGGTCATGGCCGCGATGATCAAGAGCATGGACGACAGCATCGGGCGACTGCTGGACAAGCTCGATGAACTGGACCTCTTCGATGACACCATCATCATCTTCTTTTCGGACAACGGCGGCAACGAGTACGACCGGGTTGGCGGTGAACAGATCCCGCCCACAGACAACGCGCCCCTGCGCCTGGGGAAAGGATCTCCGTATGAGGGCGGTGTGCGCGTTCCGATGTTCGTCTCCTGGCCCGGAGTTACGCGCCCCGGTTCCGTATGCAGCGAGGTCGTCTCCAGCGTGGACTTCTACCCCACCCTGGCGGAAATGCTCGGCCTCCAGCTACGTGAGGACCAGATACTCGACGGCGTCAGCATCGCCTCACTCCTGCGCGGCTCCCGGACCCTGGACCGGGAAGCCATCTTCTGTCACTATCCGCACCTGGTAGCGCCGAAAACCGGCATGCTCTCCCAGCCGTGTACCTGGGTGCGCAAGGGCGACTACAAGCTGATGCGGTTCTACGATACCAGCGAGGAGTTCCCCAACGAGCTTGAGCTCTACAATGTGCGCGAGGATATGGGCGAGACGCGGAACCTTGCTGCAGAGATGCCGGATAAGGTCCGTGAGCTCAATGCGCTCATCGACCAGTTCCTGACGGACACTGGCGCCATCGTCCCCGTGCCCAACCCGGCGTATGACCCCAGGGCCATACGCGCGCTGGACGGTTGGCGTCCGTCAGGGCAGACCGTAATCTTCGCGGGTGCGGGCACACTGGGGATGAAGTCCATCGGCGGCGACCCCTTTGTGATGTGCGAAGACGTGCCGCCTGCGCAAGGCACTCTGAAGGCGCGCTTCCGCCTGAAGTCAGACAGTAGTGGCCTCGGGCAGTTCTTCTATGCGGACGCGAAGACACCGGAATTCGGGCCCGCCGTACGCCTGGATTTTCACCCCGTCCATGACGGTGACTGGCACGAGTACGAGGTGCCTTTCACGACAACCGGAGCCCTGCGAAAGATCCGGATTGATCCCTGCACCGCGCCGGGAAACCTGGAGCTGGACTGGGTCGAGATTGCTGACGAAGCGGGTACGGTACTGAAGCGCTGGGACTTCGAACAGACGCCCCCCAAGCGTTGA